Proteins encoded together in one Kutzneria kofuensis window:
- a CDS encoding PfkB family carbohydrate kinase: MSRLVHVGQVIVDIVMYVPHLPERGGDVLASSGGTEVGGGFNVLAAAVRQGLTAAYGGMHGTGPLGDLARKRLAQEQIDVLQPKVSTMDTGFTVALVDAEGERTFATTFGAEGRLRANDLARIRLFPDDIVYVSGYGLALPVNGPAVSSWLSTVESGVMVVVDPGPLAAEIPEAVLKPVLDRADWISCNEREAGLLTGEDDPLKAAEALRRRNAIVRVGAGGCVLATADEVITVPGFPVEVVDTNGAGDAHTGAFMAALAAGLPPAKAARRANAAAAIAVTRRGPASAPTIEEVHKLLSDEEPGDVAD; encoded by the coding sequence ATGAGCCGCTTGGTGCACGTCGGTCAGGTGATCGTCGACATCGTCATGTACGTGCCGCACCTGCCCGAGCGTGGCGGCGACGTGTTGGCGTCCAGCGGCGGCACCGAGGTCGGCGGTGGCTTCAACGTGCTCGCCGCCGCCGTGCGGCAGGGGTTGACCGCCGCGTACGGCGGCATGCACGGCACCGGCCCGCTCGGCGACCTGGCCCGCAAACGCTTGGCGCAGGAGCAGATCGACGTCCTCCAGCCGAAGGTGTCCACAATGGATACCGGCTTCACGGTGGCGCTGGTCGACGCCGAGGGCGAGCGAACGTTCGCGACCACCTTCGGCGCGGAGGGCCGGCTGCGCGCCAACGACCTGGCACGGATCCGGCTGTTCCCCGACGACATCGTGTACGTGTCGGGCTATGGGCTGGCGTTGCCGGTGAACGGGCCGGCGGTGAGTTCCTGGCTGTCCACTGTGGAGTCCGGGGTCATGGTCGTGGTGGACCCGGGGCCGCTGGCGGCGGAGATCCCGGAGGCCGTGCTGAAACCCGTGCTCGACCGGGCCGACTGGATCAGCTGCAACGAGCGTGAGGCTGGGCTGCTGACCGGCGAGGACGACCCCCTCAAGGCGGCCGAAGCCTTGAGACGACGCAACGCGATCGTCCGTGTCGGGGCCGGCGGCTGCGTGCTGGCGACGGCCGACGAGGTGATCACGGTGCCGGGCTTCCCGGTCGAGGTGGTCGACACCAACGGGGCCGGTGACGCGCACACCGGTGCGTTCATGGCGGCCCTGGCCGCCGGCCTGCCGCCGGCGAAGGCGGCCAGGCGGGCAAATGCCGCTGCCGCGATCGCCGTCACGCGACGGGGGCCGGCTTCCGCGCCTACGATCGAGGAGGTGCACAAGCTGCTGAGCGACGAGGAGCCTGGGGATGTCGCTGACTGA
- a CDS encoding CoA transferase has protein sequence MSLTDKVAAAVANPLTTDAFDPHAALADVLAGIGMSPSDTGGEITFVGADPVVPSTLRLGGAAGVALVAKSAAMAKLWRLRGGDGQDIAVDLRVAPHRLCPFYDRKWEKLNGHVPVTAANPTNAFGFGFYRTADDRWVMPLNPYPKIKVAAQKLLDVPDDPERVAQAVSKWDARELEAAAVEAGVVLPMLRSTEEFLAENTGIENLPLIEITKIGDSEPEPLPGGVELPLAGIRALGMGHVIAGAGAGRALALHGADVLNLWRVNELEHDVTYITANVGTRSATIDPRADRELVNGLLAGADVFYANRRPGYLEQIGVSAEQAAQVRPGIVHVTASLNGERGPWAGRVGFDQTAGSLVGMMNLEGDAAGPALPPILVVNDYIVSWLMATGAAEALARRAVEGGSYRVHVSLTRAALWILSLGVFDKAYAASVAGSGEEHRYLDPETFTVDTPLGEYQGVTEQVRMSLTPGRYAVPLVPRGSCKPVWLTE, from the coding sequence ATGTCGCTGACTGACAAGGTGGCCGCCGCGGTCGCGAACCCGCTGACCACGGACGCCTTCGACCCGCACGCCGCGCTCGCGGACGTGTTGGCCGGCATCGGAATGAGCCCCTCCGACACCGGCGGCGAGATCACCTTCGTCGGCGCGGACCCGGTGGTGCCGAGCACGTTGCGGCTCGGCGGCGCGGCCGGTGTCGCGCTGGTCGCCAAGTCCGCGGCGATGGCCAAGCTGTGGCGGCTGCGCGGCGGCGACGGCCAGGACATCGCCGTCGACCTGCGGGTGGCACCGCACCGGCTGTGCCCGTTCTACGACCGCAAGTGGGAGAAACTCAACGGCCACGTCCCGGTGACGGCCGCCAATCCCACCAACGCCTTCGGCTTCGGCTTCTACCGCACGGCCGACGACCGCTGGGTGATGCCGCTCAACCCGTACCCGAAGATCAAGGTCGCCGCGCAGAAGCTGCTGGACGTCCCGGACGACCCGGAGCGGGTGGCGCAGGCGGTGTCCAAATGGGATGCCCGTGAGCTGGAGGCCGCGGCCGTCGAGGCGGGTGTCGTGTTGCCGATGCTGCGTTCCACCGAGGAGTTCCTCGCCGAGAACACCGGCATCGAGAACCTGCCGCTGATCGAGATCACCAAGATCGGTGACTCCGAGCCGGAACCGCTGCCCGGCGGCGTCGAGCTGCCGTTGGCCGGGATCCGCGCGCTCGGCATGGGGCACGTGATCGCCGGCGCCGGGGCCGGCCGGGCGCTCGCGCTGCACGGCGCCGACGTGCTGAATCTGTGGCGGGTCAACGAGTTGGAGCACGACGTCACGTACATCACGGCCAACGTCGGCACCCGCTCGGCGACCATCGATCCCCGCGCGGACCGCGAGCTGGTCAACGGCCTGCTGGCCGGCGCGGACGTGTTCTACGCCAACCGACGGCCCGGCTATCTGGAGCAGATCGGCGTGTCCGCCGAGCAGGCGGCACAGGTCCGGCCGGGGATCGTGCACGTCACGGCGTCGCTGAACGGGGAACGGGGGCCGTGGGCCGGCCGGGTCGGTTTCGACCAGACCGCCGGCAGCCTCGTCGGCATGATGAACCTGGAGGGCGACGCCGCCGGCCCGGCGCTGCCGCCTATCCTCGTCGTCAACGACTACATCGTGTCGTGGCTGATGGCCACCGGCGCGGCCGAGGCGTTGGCCCGGCGCGCCGTCGAGGGCGGCAGCTACCGCGTGCACGTGTCGTTGACCCGGGCGGCTCTGTGGATCTTGAGCCTCGGCGTTTTCGACAAGGCGTACGCGGCTTCGGTGGCCGGAAGCGGTGAGGAGCACCGGTATCTGGATCCGGAGACGTTCACTGTGGACACTCCGCTGGGTGAGTACCAGGGCGTGACCGAGCAGGTCCGGATGTCGCTGACGCCCGGGCGCTACGCCGTTCCGCTGGTGCCGCGCGGGTCGTGCAAGCCGGTGTGGCTGACCGAATAG